In the genome of Halapricum salinum, one region contains:
- a CDS encoding ABC transporter permease subunit produces MSWSAVAKKDFTDALRSRAIWAISVVFILLSVVIAYVYGSFSADQLGTEEVTAEGLVFFLASNITLFVSITALVIAYKSIAGERESGSLKILLSLPHTRRDVLLGKVLGRGAVLAIPVVVALAIGAVVGSAMLGEVAAQALLALLVVSLVFTFAYVSVIVGLSAITGSTTRASMLTIGFFVLFEFLWGIVSIGIVWASNGFSLPQSTAAYPDWIFVVNQVPPSGAYTTFLYALVPGASGNAADIDAFYATPWLGAVVLLFWLVVPAALGYWRFSKADL; encoded by the coding sequence ATGAGCTGGAGCGCCGTCGCCAAGAAGGACTTCACGGACGCGCTTCGCTCGCGGGCGATCTGGGCGATTTCGGTGGTGTTCATCCTGCTGTCGGTCGTCATCGCGTACGTCTACGGGTCGTTCAGCGCCGACCAGCTGGGGACCGAGGAAGTCACTGCTGAGGGGCTGGTGTTCTTCCTGGCGAGCAACATCACGCTGTTCGTCTCGATCACGGCGCTGGTCATCGCCTACAAGTCGATCGCTGGCGAGCGCGAGAGCGGCTCGCTCAAGATCCTGCTGTCGCTCCCGCACACTCGCCGGGACGTCCTCCTCGGGAAGGTCCTCGGCCGCGGAGCCGTCCTCGCGATTCCCGTCGTCGTCGCGCTCGCGATCGGTGCGGTCGTGGGCAGCGCGATGCTCGGTGAGGTCGCCGCCCAGGCACTGCTCGCACTCCTGGTCGTCTCGCTGGTCTTCACGTTCGCGTACGTCAGCGTGATCGTGGGGCTGTCGGCGATCACCGGGTCGACGACTCGCGCGTCGATGTTGACCATCGGCTTCTTCGTCCTGTTCGAGTTCCTCTGGGGGATCGTCTCTATCGGGATCGTCTGGGCCTCGAACGGGTTCAGTCTCCCCCAGAGTACGGCCGCGTATCCCGACTGGATCTTCGTCGTGAATCAGGTCCCGCCCAGTGGCGCGTACACTACGTTCCTGTACGCCCTCGTCCCGGGTGCCTCCGGGAACGCGGCCGACATCGACGCCTTCTACGCGACGCCGTGGCTCGGCGCGGTCGTCCTCCTGTTCTGGCTGGTCGTCCCCGCCGCTCTCGGCTACTGGCGCTTCTCGAAGGCCGACCTCTGA
- a CDS encoding ABC transporter ATP-binding protein gives MAAIELDGLAKEYSGGVTALRGIDLDVRDGEIFGFLGPNGAGKSTTINILLDFVRPSGGSARVLGLDAQDDTQEVRRRTGVLPEGYTVYSRLTGRQHVEFVIESKDADDYADEILERVGIEDAADRKAGDYSKGMKQRLTLGMALVGDPDLLILDEPSTGLDPSGVQDVRRIVKEESDRGTTVFFSSHILSQVEAVCDRVGILRKGELVAVDTVEGLRDAAGTEARLRISVGEYEPEDVEAVRALEGVSEVQQRDGELIVSVADGSKTSVLTTLEDRGVAVNDFETEEASLEELFLSYTDEEVDA, from the coding sequence ATGGCAGCAATCGAGCTGGACGGCCTCGCCAAGGAGTACAGCGGGGGCGTGACGGCGCTGCGGGGAATCGATCTCGACGTCCGAGATGGTGAGATATTCGGATTTCTGGGGCCGAACGGGGCCGGGAAGTCGACGACGATCAACATCCTGCTGGACTTCGTCCGGCCGAGTGGGGGGTCGGCCCGCGTGCTCGGGCTGGACGCCCAGGACGACACCCAGGAGGTTCGGCGCCGAACCGGCGTCCTCCCGGAGGGATACACGGTCTACAGCCGTCTGACGGGTCGCCAGCACGTCGAGTTCGTGATCGAGTCCAAGGACGCCGACGACTACGCCGACGAGATTCTCGAACGCGTCGGGATCGAAGACGCCGCCGACCGAAAGGCCGGCGACTACTCTAAAGGGATGAAACAGCGCCTCACGCTGGGGATGGCGCTGGTCGGCGACCCCGACCTGCTCATCCTGGACGAACCCTCGACCGGACTCGACCCTTCGGGTGTTCAGGACGTCAGGCGGATCGTCAAGGAGGAATCGGATCGCGGAACGACGGTCTTCTTCTCGAGTCACATTCTGAGTCAGGTCGAAGCGGTCTGTGACCGCGTCGGCATCCTCCGCAAAGGCGAACTGGTCGCCGTCGACACCGTCGAGGGGCTTCGTGACGCCGCCGGGACCGAGGCACGACTCCGGATCAGTGTCGGGGAGTACGAACCCGAAGACGTCGAGGCTGTCCGCGCGCTGGAGGGCGTCTCGGAGGTCCAGCAACGCGACGGCGAACTGATCGTCTCGGTCGCCGACGGATCGAAGACGAGCGTCCTCACGACGCTTGAAGACCGCGGTGTGGCCGTGAACGACTTCGAGACGGAGGAAGCCTCCCTCGAAGAGCTGTTCCTGTCCTACACCGACGAGGAGGTGGACGCATGA
- a CDS encoding SDR family oxidoreductase, which translates to MSVFLTGFPGFLGSALVERLLERTDRVDCLIQARYREQAQRRAEQIAGDDWPERIALHVGDITEPDLGLDADTAREIQDRTVETFHLAAVYDLGVSRAVAEAVNVDGTEHVLNFVEGCETPRLHYVSTCYVSGRYDGVFSEADLDVGQTFTNHYEATKFEAEKRVKERMHSLKATIYRPAIVVGDSETGATEKYDGPYGILRFLLCQPRHAVLPRMAGAETYEVNLVPRDFVVDAIEHLSGLDGSAGEVYQLCDPNPPTVAETVDLFANATGRTVHTVPLPRRLVEGSLRWIPGAAALTGVDPDTVPYFSHPTQYVCPNTRRDLAGSCIECPPLGSYVDALVAYLRANPDLRTGAMQ; encoded by the coding sequence CCCGGCTTTCTCGGCTCGGCGCTGGTCGAGCGCTTGCTTGAGCGCACGGATCGAGTCGACTGTCTGATCCAGGCCCGGTATCGCGAGCAGGCCCAGCGGCGGGCCGAGCAGATTGCCGGCGACGACTGGCCCGAGCGGATCGCGCTCCACGTGGGCGACATCACCGAGCCGGATCTCGGCCTCGACGCCGACACAGCCCGGGAGATCCAGGACCGTACTGTCGAGACGTTCCATCTCGCGGCCGTCTACGATCTCGGCGTCTCCCGGGCGGTGGCCGAGGCCGTCAACGTCGACGGCACCGAACACGTGCTGAATTTCGTCGAAGGCTGCGAAACGCCGCGCCTGCACTACGTCAGCACCTGCTACGTCAGCGGCCGGTACGACGGCGTCTTCTCCGAGGCCGATCTGGACGTCGGCCAGACGTTCACCAACCACTACGAGGCGACGAAGTTCGAGGCCGAGAAGCGTGTGAAGGAACGGATGCACAGTCTGAAGGCGACGATCTACCGGCCGGCGATCGTCGTCGGCGACAGCGAGACGGGCGCGACCGAGAAGTACGACGGTCCCTACGGAATCCTTCGGTTTCTACTGTGCCAGCCTCGCCACGCGGTCCTGCCGCGGATGGCCGGGGCCGAGACGTACGAGGTCAACCTCGTCCCGCGGGACTTCGTGGTCGACGCGATCGAGCACCTGAGCGGTCTCGACGGCTCGGCAGGTGAGGTCTACCAGCTCTGTGACCCGAACCCGCCGACGGTCGCGGAGACGGTCGACCTGTTCGCGAACGCGACCGGGCGGACGGTCCACACAGTCCCACTGCCCCGGCGGCTCGTCGAGGGGTCGCTGCGGTGGATTCCGGGCGCGGCGGCACTGACGGGCGTCGATCCCGACACTGTTCCGTACTTTTCGCACCCGACGCAGTACGTCTGCCCGAACACGCGCCGGGATCTGGCTGGATCGTGTATCGAGTGTCCGCCGCTCGGCTCGTACGTCGACGCACTGGTGGCGTACCTCAGGGCGAATCCCGACCTCCGGACGGGCGCGATGCAGTGA